A window from Littorina saxatilis isolate snail1 linkage group LG9, US_GU_Lsax_2.0, whole genome shotgun sequence encodes these proteins:
- the LOC138976682 gene encoding metalloprotease mig-17-like isoform X2: MYRCMFSVFPYAVLLLYNLGRASAKPAVKQGQGFQSRPGSQFSTLALDVNLDGSIVHLDLDQDLDQDTHIPLYELYTDDRGKAQARKMLTETSVSFYQNQQHDSTFGIVSKRNRNGTVSTTMQGFIIRGEKLYEARSKSHEESAGEASQVKNNSLLFDLDLQEVTQPQQQIDVDYESAEPSVRGTTVEDGSYIHGLRQKRQTVTQDVTIDVVAVVDYGIYFKWYNNSNETSEDEKKQDALDFIYQFHAFVFNGVNLRYKSIGDALPYTIHVKLSAIVVATRAEDSPWTETRRQNDSDGRVDTADGYAALRDFRDWAKNTTTLPGYDHLMLFTGYNLTNASGADTMQGLAYVGTVCDIRRWSATSIAEELKDLNTVIGTSTHELGHGLSALHDGQSGVCNDDDNYIMSGSGKRPGTIAKQLNDWKFSNCSIKYFDDYIKQNLDSSEERKCFYTSYNASGEVKDTSTLMPGQVYDTDEQCQQIYGQSSYLCNGVPNWNLSMVCLNMWCSLGGGRCRRQVAARGTTCGDGMMVVSASVLPLFCS, from the exons CAAAACCAGCAGTAAAGCAAGGTCAAGGCTTCCAATCCAGACCTGGATCCCAGTTTTCCACCCTGGCTCTTGACGTTAACCTTGACGGGAGCATTGTTCACCTTGACCTGGATCAAGATTTGGATCAGGATACCCACATTCCGCTCTACGAGCTGTACACTGACGACCGAGGGAAAGCACAAGCTAGGAAAATGTTGACAGAAACA AGTGTGAGCTTCTACCAAAACCAGCAGCATGACTCTACGTTCGGGATTGTCAGCAAGAGAAACAGGAATGGAACTGTGTCAACTACcatg CAAGGATTTATCATCAGGGGAGAAAAACTTTACGAAGCGAGGAGCAAATCCCACGAAGAATCGGCAGGGGAGGCATCTCAGGTCAAAAACAACAGTTTGctgtttgaccttgaccttcaagaAGTCACACAACCACAGCAGCAAATAGATGTCGATTACGAAA GTGCAGAACCTTCTGTCAGGGGAACGACAGTCGAAGATGGCTCTTATATTCACGGACTACGTCAGAAAAGGCAGACGGTAACTCAGGATGTTACCATTGATGTTGTTGCCGTTGTTGACTATGGTATCTACTTCAA GTGGTACAACAACAGCAATGAGACCTCAGAAGATGAGAAGAAACAAGATGCACTGGATTTTATCTACCAGTTCCATGCTTTCGTTTTTAATGgg GTGAACTTGCGGTACAAGTCGATTGGTGACGCTCTACCCTACACCATCCACGTCAAGCTCTCGGCTATCGTCGTGGCAACG AGAGCGGAAGACTCTCCATGGACAGAGACGCGGAGACAGAACGACAGTGACGGGAGGGTGGACACAGCCGATGGCTACGCTGCTCTAAGGGATTTTCGAGACTGGGCTAAGAATACCACCACTCTGCCGGGATATGATCACCTCATGCTCTTCACTGG GTATAACCTAACGAACGCCAGTGGTGCAGACACCATGCAAG GGCTTGCATACGTCGGTACCGTGTGTGATATACGGCGTTGGTCGGCTACTTCCATTGCTGAGGAGCTGAAGGACTTAAACACAGTTATCGGCACTTCAACTCACGAACTTGGTCATGG ACTTTCTGCACTGCACGATGGACAAAGCGGAGTAtgcaacgacgacgacaactacaTTATGTCAGGAAGCGGCAAACGTCCAGGAACAATCGCAAAGCAACTGAACGATTGGAAGTTTTCCAATTGCAGTATAAAGTATTTCGACGATTATATCAAGCAAAATCTTGACAGCAG TGAAGAAAGGAAATGTTTCTACACCTCATACAACGCAAGCGGCGAAGTAAAAGACACATCCACACTGATGCCGGGACAAGTCTATGACACAGATGAACAGTGTCAGCAAATATATGGACAAAGCTCTTACCTCTGCAACGGG GTTCCGAACTGGAATCTGAGCATGGTGTGCTTAAACATGTGGTGCTCTTTGGGTGGTGGTCGGTGCAGACGGCAAGTGGCTGCAAGAGGTACAACATGTGGTGACGGAATG